From Dermochelys coriacea isolate rDerCor1 chromosome 9, rDerCor1.pri.v4, whole genome shotgun sequence, one genomic window encodes:
- the EIF4E2 gene encoding eukaryotic translation initiation factor 4E type 2 isoform X1 yields MNNKFDALKDDDSGDHDQNEENSTQKDGEKEKNDRDKPQSSTKRKAVVPGPAEHPLQYNYTFWYSRRTPGRPTSSQSYEQNIKQIGTFASVEQFWRFYSHMVRPGDLTGHSDFHLFKEGIKPMWEDDANKNGGKWIIRLRKGLASRCWENLILAMLGEQFMVGEEICGAVVSVRFQEDIISIWNKTASDQATTARIRDTLRRVLNLPPNTIMEYKTHTDSIKAWEEFHGLVNSSGR; encoded by the exons ATGAACAACAAATTTGACGC TTTGAAAGATGATGACAGTGGGGACCATGACCAGAACGAAGAGAACAGCACACAGAAAGATggtgagaaggaaaaaaatgatcGTGACAAACCCCAGAGTAGCACCAAGAGGAAG GCTGTTGTCCCAGGGCCGGCTGAGCACCCCCTGCAGTATAATTATACTTTCTGGTACTCCAGACGAACACCCGGGAGACCCACCAGCTCTCAGAGCTATGAACAGAACATCAAACAGATCGGCACCTTCGCCTCA GTGGAGCAGTTCTGGAGGTTTTACAGTCACATGGTACGTCCCGGGGACCTGACAGGCCATAGCGACTTCCATCTCTTCAAAGAGGGAATCAAACCCATGTGGGAG GACGATGCCAACAAAAATGGTGGCAAGTGGATTATCCGTCTGCGCAAGGGCTTAGCATCCCGCTGCTGGGAGAATCTCATTCTGGCGATGTTGGGAGAACAGTTTATGGTGGGGGAAGAAATCTGTGGGGCAGTTGTCTCTGTCCGATTCCAG GAGGATATTATCTCCATATGGAACAAGACCGCTAGCGACCAGGCTACTACAGCTCGGATACGTGACACGTTACGCCGAGTGCTTAACCTACCTCCGAACACCATCATGGAATACAAAACGCACACCGACAGCATCAA GGCCTGGGAGGAGTTTCATGGCCTGGTGAACAGCAGTGGTCGCTGA
- the EIF4E2 gene encoding eukaryotic translation initiation factor 4E type 2 isoform X2, whose product MNNKFDALKDDDSGDHDQNEENSTQKDGEKEKNDRDKPQSSTKRKAVVPGPAEHPLQYNYTFWYSRRTPGRPTSSQSYEQNIKQIGTFASVEQFWRFYSHMVRPGDLTGHSDFHLFKEGIKPMWEDDANKNGGKWIIRLRKGLASRCWENLILAMLGEQFMVGEEICGAVVSVRFQEDIISIWNKTASDQATTARIRDTLRRVLNLPPNTIMEYKTHTDSIKDNSSFRNTKITL is encoded by the exons ATGAACAACAAATTTGACGC TTTGAAAGATGATGACAGTGGGGACCATGACCAGAACGAAGAGAACAGCACACAGAAAGATggtgagaaggaaaaaaatgatcGTGACAAACCCCAGAGTAGCACCAAGAGGAAG GCTGTTGTCCCAGGGCCGGCTGAGCACCCCCTGCAGTATAATTATACTTTCTGGTACTCCAGACGAACACCCGGGAGACCCACCAGCTCTCAGAGCTATGAACAGAACATCAAACAGATCGGCACCTTCGCCTCA GTGGAGCAGTTCTGGAGGTTTTACAGTCACATGGTACGTCCCGGGGACCTGACAGGCCATAGCGACTTCCATCTCTTCAAAGAGGGAATCAAACCCATGTGGGAG GACGATGCCAACAAAAATGGTGGCAAGTGGATTATCCGTCTGCGCAAGGGCTTAGCATCCCGCTGCTGGGAGAATCTCATTCTGGCGATGTTGGGAGAACAGTTTATGGTGGGGGAAGAAATCTGTGGGGCAGTTGTCTCTGTCCGATTCCAG GAGGATATTATCTCCATATGGAACAAGACCGCTAGCGACCAGGCTACTACAGCTCGGATACGTGACACGTTACGCCGAGTGCTTAACCTACCTCCGAACACCATCATGGAATACAAAACGCACACCGACAGCATCAA GGATAATTCGAGCTTTCGAAACACCAAAATCACATTGTGA